Within the Prosthecobacter debontii genome, the region TCCAGGGCGGTGTGCAGCTCGGCCTGCTTTTTCCAGAATTCATCGAGGCCCATCTCCTCGATCTGACTGATGCTGATGCGCCAGCCGTTTTCTTCGAAGACCTTGCGGTCGCCTTCGATGGCGCGGGCTGGGGTGGCCTCGCGCAGCAGGGAACCGGCGGCGAAGAAGTCCTTCACAAACTGGGCGGCATCCACACCGGCCACGCCGGCCAGCCACTCCAGGATCTCGCGATCCGTGTTCGTCGTGGTCGGGCTGGTGAGATTCAGGGTGTCGGAGATCAAACCCGCGCACAGGCAGATGGCGGTGGATTTGTCCGGCGTCAGCCCACGCATTTTAAACATGATGCCGACGATGGTGCTGGTGCTGCCCACGGGTTCATTGATGAAGCGCACGGGTTCTTTGGTGCGCAGGTTACCACTCAGGCGGTGGTGATCCAGCACCTCGATGATCTCGGCCTCATCGGCACCGGCCACGGCTTGGCTGAATTCGTTGTGATCCACCAGCACCAGCTTCGTGCGTGGCACCTCCACGAGGTCGGATTTGGAGAACACGCCTTCCAGTTTCCCCGTTTCTTCATCGATGACGGGGAAGAGCGGCTGGTGGGAGTTTTGCACCGAGTGAATGAGCTCCCGCAGGGGAGTGCGTGAGCCAAAGGAGACGTATTCATGCGCCGCCTCACCGATGGGGCGGGAGAAGCGGATGAGCTGGGAGGCACTGGCGGTATCCTGTGGGGCGGAGATCACGCAGATGCCCTTTTCCCGGGCCTGCTGCAGCAGACTGTCCCAGGGCATGAAGCCGCCGGTGACGACGAGGCAGCGCACGCCCATCTCCATGGCCAGAGCATGGATTTCAGGGCGGTCACCCGTCAGCAGCACGAGCTGGCGGGGATTGAATTGCTTGGCGCGCTCCCGGGAGGTCTCCACGCTGGAGGCGGCCACCACCAGCAGCAGATCCTCCACCACCTCGGTGCCGGAGGTATCTCCGATCATCTGGCCACCCAGGGCGGTGGCCATGTTTTGCAGGCTGGTGCGCACCTCGCGGTTGGCGGCCTTGTGGTTAGACTCGCTCGGCAGGAAGAGCTGCGCCATCTCCTGGATGGTCGGCATGCCCAAGAGCTTATGGTCTGCATCCACCACCGGGATGGAGCGGAAGTTATGCTCCAGCATCTTGCGATAGACGGAGAGGAAGGTATCGCTCGGTGCCGCCGTCATCACATCCTTCCGGCCCACCATGGCCCCCGTGGGGCGCACATCCAGCAGCAGCTTCGGCGCTTCCACACCTGCGAGTCGCAGCACCCAGTTCGTGCGGGCATTGATCTCGCCACAGCAGGCGGCCACCACCTCATCCTCCCGCACCTGACGCAGATACGAAGCATAGCCAATGGCGGCACAAATGGCATCCGTATCTGGATTGCGGTGACCGATGACGTAGATGGGGGCGGACGCGGACATGAGGGCTGGAAAAGCGAAGCTGGAGGCGAAAAGAGCGGCAAATGTAAGGGGGAAAATCCAGAATGCTAGCCCAAGCCACGATCTTGAGGACTCCAATCAAAGATTTATCCCTAGGGTGCTCTGGCAGGCGAGTCGTTTGTCCAGTCCGGTAAATCCCGGATTTTTCCAGGACTGACTTCCGGACAAACGCCCTGCGGTTCCAGTCATTCACGGCGACATGGTTTTTTCTGCCGTGGATGAGGTCGATTCCGCAACGCGGGGTTTGCCCAGGATCTCCGCACGATCCGGCGCGTATCTTGCGTTACGTGTCGGTGAATCGGACCTTTGTTTTCCGCGCTCGTCTTTTTCGCTCAAACACCCTACCCTCCTTTTCATGCGTGCCTGGACCTGCCTCAGCTTTCTCGCCTTGGTGACCGTCTGCCCAGCCGATGAACCGGTGAAATCGGTGGCCGAGGTGGCGGAAGAGACCAAGCCCTCGGTGGTGAAGGTGCTGCAGGCGGGGCGGGAGGGGCTGGACGGTCTGGGCGCAGGCTTCGTCGTGAGTGAGGAGGGCTTGATCGCCACGAATCTCCACGTCATCGGGGAGGCACGGCGGCTGGAGGTGGAGATGGCCAATGGCGATAAACACGAGGTGGTGGAAGTGACTGCCACGGACGCGGAGCGGGATCTCGCCCTGTTGCGCATTGCTGAAAAAGGCCTGAAACCGCTGCCGCTGGCCGATAGTGAAACCGTTCGCCAAGGTCAGCCCATCGTCGCCATGGGGAATCCTGAGGGGTTGGGCTTCAGTGTGGTGGAAGGGGTGGTGTCCGCTTATCCCGATCTCATCAATGAAGTGCCCATGATCCGGCTGGCGGTGCCCATCGAAAAAGGCAACAGCGGCGGCCCGCTGCTGGATCGCCAAGGGCGGGTGCTGGGGCTGCTGACGCTGAAATCCGCCCGCACGGAGAATCTCGGCTTTGCCATGCCGGTGAATGCCCTCAAGCGTCTGCTTGAGAAACCCAATCCGGTGCCCATGTCCCGCTGGCTGACCATTGGCGTGCTGAATCCTCGCTTATGGCAACCCTTGTTAGGCTCGCGCTGGACGCAGCACGCGGGCGTCATCCAGGCCTCCACGCCAGGCACCGGCTTCGGCGGACGCTCCCTCTGCCTGTGGGCGGCCCCGGTGCAGGAGTCCCCGTTCGAAGTGATGGTGAATGTGAAGCTGGATGATGAATCTGGCGCGGCAGGGCTGGTCTTCTGCTCCGATGGTGAGGATGTGCATTACGGCTTTTATCCCTCCGCCGGAAAGCTGCGCCTCACCCGCTTCGAGGGAGCGGATGTGTATTCCTGGACGATCCTGGCGGATGTGCCCACGGAGGCCTACCACAGTGGCGACTGGAACCAACTGCGTGTGCGTGTGGAGTCGGAGGAAATCATCTGCTGGGTGAATGGCCAGCAGGTGCTGGTGCAGCGGGATGATGCCCTACGCGGCGGCCAGGTAGGTCTGTGTAAGTTCCGCAATACCGTGGCCCAGTTTCGCGGCTTCAGGGTCGGGACAGACCTCTCCGAGAAACCGGTGCCGGAGACGGTGGCGGCCTCGATTGGGAAAACGCTGAAGGATTTCCAAGCCGAACCGAAGGAACGGCAGAAAGCACTGAATCAATTGTTAGAAAAGCCCGGTGAAAGTCGGCGTGTGCTGGTGAACCAACGGCGTGAGCTGGAAAAGCAAGTGGCGGCGCTGAAGGAGCTGGAGCATGATCTGCATCGCGCCTCCGTGACGCGGGATCTGGTGGCGGAACTGGCCAAGCCGGAGGACCAGATCGACCTCATGCGCGCGACTCTGCTGCTGGCCCGTCATGACAATCCGGAGGTGGACATCAAGCAGTATCTCCAGGGCTTTGAGCGCATGGTGGATGAACTGAAAAAGGCCCCTGAGATCACACAGGGCACCGTGCCTGCCGTGAAGCGGATCAACCGCTACCTGTTCGAAGAAAACGGCTTTCATGGCAGTCGCCATGACTACAGCAGCAAGTCCAACAGCTACATGAATGAGCTGCTGGATGATCGTGAGGGCCTGCCCATCACTCTGTCCGTGCTGTATATCGAGTTGGCCGCACGGCTGGGCGTGAAGCAGGTCTATGGCCTCGGTTTGCCCGGCAAGTTCATGGTGGGCTATCGCGAGGGGCCGGAGGGGGAGCTGCAACTGCTGGATGTCTTCGAGCGCGGCAAAAAGGTCTCGCTGGAGCAGGCGGCGCTTGAGCTGTCGGACATCGGTTCCTTCCCCGAAGAAATGCTGGAGCCTGCCTCGAAGCGCTCCATCATCCTGCGCATGCTGAACAATCTGCTCGGCACGACTCTGGATGATGTCGCCGCGGTCAAAGAGACGCTTCCGTATCTCGACCTCGTCATCGCGCTCGATCCTGACTCCGCTGTGCAGCGCATCACCCGTGCTCGCATGAAAGAGCGTCTGGGGTTCCGCTCCGAGGCGGCTGCTGATGTCCGCTGGCTGACCGACCATTTCCCTGAAGACGGACCTAACCAAGTGCGTAACCAGCTCCTGGATTGGCTGGATGAGTTGGAGTGAGGGGCGGCTGGAGCAGGGGCGGTGGTCTCACTTCACTCCAAGCCGCGATGGGCAATCTCGTCCTCATTGTAGCCGAGGTAGTGCCCCAGCTCGTGGAGCAGCGTGATGCGAACTTCATCCCGGAAGCGGGATGTGTCCCGCTCGGCAAACTCCCAGAGATTGTCGATGAACAGACGGATGCGGGGAAGCTGCAAGGGAGATTCAGGCTCAGCCTCTGTCAGTGCAGCGCCTTCAAACAGGCCCAAGAGATCGTCTTCCAAAGCCTCTCCTGCGGCCAAACAATCTGTCAGGTTGACCGCCTCGATGACACAGGACTCGGCCGCGACGCGCACGGGTTCAGGGAGGCTGTGGAGGGTCGTGCGGATCACCGCATCCGCCACGGCATCGAGGGACGCGTCACGTGAAGCCATGAGTTCGGTCAGAGGAGACGTGGGGCCTTGCTCGCTTCAGCTCAGATCAAGGCTGGTCATACATGCTGCCCGCGCTCCGGCCGTTGAAGTTTCGGTTACCGATGTCCTGCATGTAGGAGCCCATGATCTCATTGCCAATGCCATTCTGGCGAGTTGAATTATAGACGGACCCGGAGATGGAGCCGACGCCGGGAGGAGACAGTGCCTGAGGCCGATCCGGGGTGGGGATGGCGTTGGCCTTCATGTCACTTTGCACCAGCGCATGCCGGTTCCAGGCCATGGTATCCACGCGATTTTGCACACGTTTTTCCAATTGAGCTTGGGCAACTTTATATTGTTCCGTGCTGAGCTGGCCACTGCGACGTTGGGCATCGAGGTCGGCAAATTCCTCGCGATACTCCTCCCGCACACTGCGCTCCAGTTCATCCAGCTTTTCTGCCGTGGGCATGCTGTGGATGCAGGCGTTGAGAAACCCGCTGACGAAAAGGCAAAGGACGAGGCGAAAACGCATGATTTTCTCATGGTAACAGTCCCACAGCCGCTTTTCAATCCAAACCACGGTGCATCCGCCGACGTAATCCAGAGACTTCGCGCTTCTGTTTGTCCTCCCACTCTCCCGCTCCCCATGCCCACTGAAGACCCGATTGATGTCGATCTCGCCGAGACAAATGCCCCCCGGGGTAACTTCCTGCATTACCCGAGCTCTCGTCTCGGGGCCAAAATCATCCCTCAGGATTTGACCAATTTCAAAAGCCGCGGCGTCTCTCGGGTGGAGCGAGAACTGCAGCAGGAGCTCATTGAGCTGCGTGAGAGATACCTCCAGGTCATCGATGCCTTCAATTGGAACAAACTGATCTATGAGGCTCGTTTCGGGTTCGAACCGGTCATTGGCGAGCGTTATCACCTTTACGAGGTGGAGGGAAAGCACCACCTGAGCATGATCGAACCGGAGAGCTGGCACCAGAAGTGGATCGGTAGCTTTCGGCTAAATGCGGATGGCCGCTGGCAGGTGGAAAAGATCGCTGAGGACTTTGATCTGCGGGCATGGATCAGTGGTCAGGGAGCCACCGTCTAACCTTTTCGTCACGGCATTCCGCCTCTTTTTGCGGGCCCACTCAGGCATCTTGCCAGGTGGGCTTTCCTATTTTCCTGTCTTGCACCCGGCCTGCCCTGCCGCCAGACTAGGCACCCAACCACCTCATTTTCATGCTTCGCTGCGCCTTCATCGCCGCTGCTCTCGTTTTTATGTCATCGCTTTTGCCTGCCGTCGCCTCCGTCACGTCTGAAGTCTGGGGTAAAACTGCCGCAGGGCAAGACGTCCACCTCATCACGCTGACCAATGCCAGCGGTATGGTCGTGCGGCTCATCAGCTATGGCGGCATCATCGTCTCCATTCAAGTGCCCGACCGTGAGGGTCAGGTGGCGGATGTCGTCTTGGGCTTCGACACGCTCGAGCCTTACTTGGGTAAGCATCCGCACTTTGGCTGCATAACAGGTCGTTATGCCAACCGCATCGGCGGCGCTTCCTTTATGCTGGATGGCGTGATGCATGAGGTGACCGCTAACTCCGGTAAAAATCACATCCATGGCGGCAAGAACTCCTTTGATTACCAGGTGTGGAAACCGGAACTCAAGGCGGATCAGAACGCCGTGGCTCTCACCTACACCAGTGCGGATGGTGAAGAGGGCTTCCCAGGAAAACTGGACTGCACCGTGACCTACAGCCTGAGTGACGACAACACGCTCAAGATCGAATACCATGCGGTGACGGATAAGACCACCGTGGTGAATTTAACCAACCACAGCTACTTCAACCTCGCCGGTGAAGGTAGCGGCGACGTGTTGGGCCATGAGATGATGATCCCGGCGGATCAATACACGGCAACGGATGATGCGTTGATTGCCACGGGGGAATCGCCTGCGGTGGCAAACACTCCGATGGATTTCACCACCCCGCATCTCATCGGCGAGCGCATCGACGCCCCTTTCAAAGCCTTGCAGCAGGGCAAGGGCTACGACCATAACTATGTGCTCCGAGGCTACACCCCTCCCGCCTCGGACTCGGCCGAAGCAGCGCCTCTGCTCCTGGCCGCCCGTGCCAAGGACCCAAAGAGTGGCCGGGTGATGACGGTGCATACCACAGACCCGGGCGTGCAGTTTTATACTGGCAACCATCTCAAAGGCGTGCGGGGGAAAGGTGGCCATGTGTATGAGACCCGCCACGGCTTCTGTCTGGAGACCCAGAAGTTTCCCGATAGCCCGAATAAACCGCAGTTCCCCTCCGCCACCTTGCGCCCTGGCGAGACTTATCAGCATATCACGACCTTCAAATTCTCTGCCGAGTGACCGCACCTGTTCCGCTGCCCAAGCCTACCCCATCCGTGACGCCCATGTTCGTTCAGGAACAGGATTTTGCCGCCCGCCAATACAAAGGACGTCGGGAAAATCAGGAGGACTACTATGCCTTTGCGGATGCTGCTGAACTGGGTGAGGAACCTTTGTCGAAGATTTTGTTGGTCGTGGGAGACGGTCTCGGGGCCCACGCCGGTGGCAGTGTGGCCAGTTATTTAGCGGTGAATGCTTTCGTGCGTGCTTTCCACGAGCAGCCCGGTGACGCGAGCTGGCGCCTGCGCACCGCCCTGGATACGGCCAATGATACTCTAGGCTTCATCACCGAGCGGATGCCGGCGGTGGCACCGCCGATGGGCACCACGATGCTGTCCGTGCTCATCAGTCAAAAGGAGGTGCAATGGATCAGCGTGGGAGATTCCCCACTCTTTCTTTATCGCAAAGGCAACCTCACGCGTTTGAATGCGGACCACTCCCTGGCTCCCTTGCTTGAGGAGCGGGTTAAGGCCGGTCAGATGACGGCTGAGGAAGCGGCCAATCACCCGGGCCGCCACACCCTGCAGAGTGCTCTCATGGGCATGCCGCTGACGCTGGTGGATTTTGCTGCGGATCCCATCAAGCTGCTGCCGGATGACATCATCATCGCGGCTAGCGATGGTCTTTTCACGCTGACGCACAAGGCTCTTCAGGAACTGCTCCACTTTGGCCAAAACACCACGGCTGACAAGATCACGGACGCCATTCTGTTTGCCATCCGCCGCATCAATTTCGACCGACAGGACAATGCCACCATCGGTGTGGTGAAGATCCCGGGAGGAACGACGGATAGCTGAAGAAAAGGGGTTGATGGCAACTGCCGAACTCTTCGTTAGGTCGGCCTCAGGCCCCTTTCCGATAAAACGGCTTCTTCACGATCTCGGCGGGGAATTTGCGACCGCGGATCTCGATCTCAAGGGTGGTTCCGATCCCGGCCGCCTCATACGGGACATAGGCCATGCCGATGCCGCAGCCGAGGCTGGGGGATTGGGTGCCGCTGGCGACTTCGCCGATGACTTGATCACCGAACCACACGGGGTAATGCGGGCGGGGCGGTGGGGCGGTACCCGTCATTTTGAAGGCCACCAGCTTGCTGGGCAATCCGGCAGCTTTTTGCTCCACGAGGGCGGCTTTGCCCACGAAGTCTTCTTTGTCCAAGGCGACGAAGAAACCCAGCCCGGCTTGGAGCGGGGTCTTGTCGGGATAGAGATCGTTGCCATTGAGCGGATAGCCCATTTCCAGACGCAGGGTATCGCGCGCACCGAGACCGCAGGGCAGGCCGCCTTGGGCCCGAGCCGCCTCCACGAAGCGGTCAAACCACGCCTCGGCAGTGCTGGCGGGCATGAAGAACTCAAAGCCCTCCTCCCCTGTGTAACCGGTGCCGCACAGCCACATGAATCCGGCCTCGCCAGCGGAGACAAAGAGGCTGTTGTGTGGTGGGAAGGGAGCCTCGGTGCCAAACACGGCTTCAAACACCGCGCGGCTCTGCGGGCCCTGGATGGCGAGCCCGGCGGTGACGTCGCTGAGATTCGCCATCTGCACGTCTTCATCCTCGCGGAGCAGGCTTTGCAGTTGCGCCCAGTCTTCGGCGATCTTGCTGGCATTGACCACCACGAAGAACTCCTTGGCACTGCTGCGGTAGAGGATGAGGTCGTCAATGACACCGCCCTGATCGTTCAGCAGGAGGCTGTATTGTCCTTGGCCGATTTCCAGCTTGGTCACGTCATTGGTTAGGGCGCGGTTGAGGAAAGCCTGGGCCTCTTGGCCGCTGACGATGAACTGGCCCATGTGGGAGATGTCAAAGACGCCCACGGCCTTACGCACCGCGTGGTGCTCCTGCACGATGCCGGTGTATTGCACAGGCATCTCCCAGCCCGCAAAGGGGATCACTTTTCCACCCAGGGTGAGGTGACGATCATACAAAGGCGTGCGGAGCAAGGGAGCATCGGACATGATGGGGCACAAGAGTGGCGGTGTGGGGGCCCCTGTCAAAGCGTGGTTCACATTCCGTGTTTGAAATCCAGGCCCGCCATCGTTTCGATGAGCCATGACTTTTCGTGTTCTTCTCGCTTCCTTATGGATTCTCACCGCTGCCGGCGCGGCATCGGCTCAGACTTCGGCTTTCCCTGAGGCGAACGTCCTGCTCACGCCAGGGGCGGAATACAGCGATGTCGCTCGCGTGTGGCAGGGCATCCCGGGCATCGAACGGGCGAAGAACGGTCGCCTGTGGGTGACGTGGTATAGCGGGGATGAAGGCGAGGGCGCGATGGGCAATTACGCCCTGGTGAGCAGCAGTGGGGATGCCGGTCAAAAGTGGACGAGACCCCTCGTCATCGAAGGCCCCAAGGGCACGAAGATTGGTGACCCGATCCCCTGGCTCGATCCAAAAGGCAGGCTGTGGGTGTTTTACAATCAGCTCACCGAAAAAACCGCCGAGCACCCGACCCTGCGCGCCACCTGTGCGATCCGTTGCGATGATCCCACCAAGGCCACCCCTGTGTGGTCAAAGCCCCGCGTGGTGGCAGAAGACGGAATCCTCTTTGGCAAGCCCCTCGTGCGCGCGGAGGGCGGCTGGCTGGCTCCGTTTTTCCTGATGGGAAATCTGCAAGGTCGGCCTGATACCGGCACCCTGCTGAGCACGGATGAGGGCGCAAGTTGGCAGTGGCATGGCGGCACCAGCATTCCAGAAAAGCTGCGTAACTTCAGCGAGGCCACACTGGCTCAGCGCCAGGATGGAAGCCTCTGGACCGTCATCCGCACCACGCAGGGGCTGTATGAGAGCAGCTCTAAGGATGGTGGGAAAACCTGGACGGAAGCCGTGGCCATGCCGTCGTTTGAAGGACCTTCCACTCGGGCTTGTTTACGGAAGCTGGCCTCGGGGGCCTTCATGCTGGTGTATCACGATGCCAAGAAGAACGAGAACGGGGCCTACCCACGCACACGCCTGACGGTGTGGCTGTCTGAGGATGAAGGCCGCACCTGGCCGCATAAGCTGGTGGTGGATGAGCGCAGCAGTGTCTCGTATCCGGATGCCATCCAGGCCACTGATGGACGCATCTACATCACCTATGATCATGGCCGCTACAATGCGGGTGAGAAAGAGGTGCTGGTGGCCGTGCTCCGAGAGGAAGACATCCGCGCGGGCAAGTGGATCTCGAAGGATGCTAAGGAGCGCCTGCTGGTGAATCGAGCCTTCGGCTACGGCAACCACTCCGATAAACGCGATGAGGCCAAGATCGCTGAGAGCCTGCCGCCCAAGGACAAGCTGCATCTCTACCTGCTGATCGGTCAATCCAACATGGCAGGCCGGGGTGTGCTGGATACGGAGAAGCGCATCTCGCGCACACGCTTGCTTAAATTCTCGCCTAACAACAAGTGGACCACGGCAGTGGAACCTCTGCATTATGACAAAACCATCGCCGGAGCAGGTCTCGGCATGAGCTTCGCCCGAGAGATGGCGGATGCGGACAAGACGATCACGGTGGGATTGATCCCCTGTGCGGTGGGCGGCACTCCTCTGGAGCGCTGGCAAAAAGGGGGCGACCTCTATCAGCAGGCCCTGGAGCGGGCACGCCTAGCCATGAAGGAAGGCACCCTGAAAGGCATCCTCTGGCATCAGGGGGAGGCGGACTCCGGCAGTGAAGCTAAGGCTGGGAACTATGCCGATCGTCTGGCCGGGATGATCGCCGATCTGCGTGCCGACTTAGGGGCCGGGGAGGTGCCCTTTGTCGCCGGCAAGTTGGGGCCCTATCTGGCAAAGATGAGCAAGGACGGCAAGCCCAGCTACTGGCCGTTGGTGAATGAACAGATCGCCAGTCTCCCGGCGCGGGTGCCGCACACCGCAGTGGTGGAGTCGGAGGGGCTGAAGCATAAGGGGGATCAGGTTCACTTCGATACCGAATCCCTGCGTGAGTTTGGCCACCGCTATGCCGAGGCGATGAAGCCTTTGCAGAAGTGAGGGGCTGCGCCTAGTTCTCAGGCATGTCAGTCACGCTCCAGCAGATCGCCCAAACGGCAGGCGTCTCCGCCATGACGGTGTCGCGGGTGATGCACCAGTCACCTCGAGTCTCGGTGGAGACGCGCGAGCGTGTGCAGGCGGCGATTCAGCAACTGGGCTATCAACCCGATCCCCATCTGGCGCGCATGATGACGATGGTGCGCGGGCGCAAGAAGGCGCGCGTGCGTGCGGTCATCGCCGTCATTCGTGAAACGGCCCCCAAGGATGCCCTACATCAGACAGCCTATCAGTATGTGCCCATCGAGGCCATTCGCCAGCGTGCCGAGCAGCACGGTTACCTCGTGGAGGAATTTTGGTTAGGCCAGGATGGGCTGGACTCGGAGAAACTGGTGCGCATCCTCCAAGCGCGTGGGATTGAGGGCATCATTGTGTCGCCCCAATCCTCGCAGATGCTGTGTGCGCAGCTCGACTACCGGGCTTTTGCCGCAGCCACCTTCGGCTTCGGTTTGACCCAGCCTTCGTTGCATCGGGCAGCAGGGAACATGAATCTGGGCATCCAGATGGCGGTGAAGCAACTGAGCGCACGTGGTTATGAGCGCATCGGCCTCGCGGTCACGCAGTGGATTGATCATCGCGCCGAGGGTGCCTACAGTGGAGCCATGCTGCATGCTCAGCAGAGCCTGCCGGTGGGCCAGCGGGTGCCCGTGCTGCTCTTCCCGCACAATGACTTCAGCCGCTGCCGCAAGGAGTTCATGGACTGGATGGACGCGCATCATCCCGATGCCCTCATCACCTTCGATCAGCATGTGCCGGAGTGGCTGAATAAAATGGGTCTGCGGGTGCCGGAGGACATCGGCCTCGTGGTGCATGACTGGACCCCCACCATGAAGGGCTATGCAGGCATCTATCAGCGGCGGGATCACGTGGCCGCCGCCGGGGTGGACCTCGTGGCCACGCAGCTTTTACAAAACGAAACCGGTGTGCCCGAGGTGCCACGCCAGATCCTCATCCCTCCGCAATGGATCGAAGGAGAGTCGATCCGGGCGAAGCTCGTGTGAACGCGGCAGCGTCCCGGAGTGCGGTGGCAGAGAGGCAAGGGCAACGCCTTGCCTCGTCGACACCGCTCTGGGTGATGGAAATGAATTCAGGAGGAACTCTCTATCTTCTTGAGTAAGGGCTGTCGAAGAGTTCAAGACCCCTCGATAGCGGTGTCGCCGAAGCCTCCCGGCTCCGGCTTCTTTGCCACCGCACTCCGAGACGCTTCGCGGCCACGATAATCACTTCTGGTTAGGCTCGGGATTCAGGGTGAGGATGTAGCTCACTACGTTTTTCATGGTTTGTTCATCCTCGATGAAGAGGGTGGCCATTTGCACCATCTTGGCACCTTTTTCATCGCCCTTTTCTGCGCCACGGTGCAGGCCTTTGAACTTCTTCAACTGCGCGAGCAGATACCAGCCCTGCCTGCCCACCAGGGGCGGGCTACCGAAGAGCTGCTCACCACTGGCATTGTAGCGGTGGCACTCCATGCAGCGCTCGTAAAACAGCTCCTGCCCGGCCTGCACATCGGCCCCGGCCAGGGTGCGCTCCTTGGGCGGAACGAGGGGCAGGGATTCCACATGCTGGGCCACTTCGACGATCTGCTCGGGCTTGAGTGTTTTCGCGATCGCGGCCATGAGCGCACCTTGGGGGTCGGCTTGGCCGTTGTGCCCGCGTTTGCCATCGTGGAAGTTGCTGAGTTGGCGCTCGACATACCAACTCGGTAGATGCGCGATGGAGGGGGCCTTGATCTCGTCATTGCCCTGGCCCTGGGCCCCATGGCAGGCGGCACAGGTCTTTTGAAATAAGTCCGCACCCTTGGCCTGTTCCTGAGCCTGCAGGAGCGCAGGCAGGAGGCTGAGCGTGAGGAGGAGTGCGGCTTTGACCATAAGGGGAATTAAACGCGCATCCCAGCGTGATTCTCCGCCGGACTCAAGCCTGGGGCAAGACTCGCACAGAGAATGACAAACTCAGGCCCGGAGGCTCATGCAGCCTTGCACGAGGGCGGGCCTCTGTCACACTCCGGCCTCTCCACTCCATGTCCACCATCGTTGTCGCCCAAAAGAATGGCGTTTCCTGCATCGGCGCAGATACCATGAGCAGTCTTGGTTCCCTGCGGCAGAAGGCGCACCACGTCGTCAATCACACGAAGATCACCCATCAGGGGGATAGCTACATCGGCCTCACCGGCACCTCCTCCAGTCTCGTGGTGATGAACAGCTACTTTGCCAATCCGGAGCGCCCCCGGGATTTCTCCTCCACGGATGCCATCTTTGAGACCTTCCGCCATGCCCATCATTGGATGAAGGCAGAGTATTTCATGTCCACCTCTCCCGATAAAAATGAGGAGTATGAGACGACGCAGTTCTACGGCCTGATCGCCAACCCGCACGGCATCTTTGCCCTGTATTCCTACCGCACCGCGCAGCAGTTCAAGCGCTACTGGTCAGCCGGTTCAGGCCGTGACTATGCCCTGGGGGCCATGCAGGCAGTGTATGATCAGTATGAGGACGTGGTGGACATCGTCAAAGCAGGCCTGCACGCCGCGGCGGAGTTTGACAGCGCCACGGCGGCACCCTTTGAAATCTTCACCTGCGATCTACTCCAGCCTGAGAAGCCCAAGCCTGCCAAAAAGAGCCGACGCAAGGCGTAAGCTTTGGCCCCCGCCCTCCGTTGTTTTCCACCCAACTCCATGAGATATCTCCCGCTTGTTTTTATCCCTGTTCTGGCGCTGGCCGATGGCCCCAAGGACAATGTCGCCGATGACGTCCG harbors:
- a CDS encoding putative manganese-dependent inorganic diphosphatase, with translation MSASAPIYVIGHRNPDTDAICAAIGYASYLRQVREDEVVAACCGEINARTNWVLRLAGVEAPKLLLDVRPTGAMVGRKDVMTAAPSDTFLSVYRKMLEHNFRSIPVVDADHKLLGMPTIQEMAQLFLPSESNHKAANREVRTSLQNMATALGGQMIGDTSGTEVVEDLLLVVAASSVETSRERAKQFNPRQLVLLTGDRPEIHALAMEMGVRCLVVTGGFMPWDSLLQQAREKGICVISAPQDTASASQLIRFSRPIGEAAHEYVSFGSRTPLRELIHSVQNSHQPLFPVIDEETGKLEGVFSKSDLVEVPRTKLVLVDHNEFSQAVAGADEAEIIEVLDHHRLSGNLRTKEPVRFINEPVGSTSTIVGIMFKMRGLTPDKSTAICLCAGLISDTLNLTSPTTTNTDREILEWLAGVAGVDAAQFVKDFFAAGSLLREATPARAIEGDRKVFEENGWRISISQIEEMGLDEFWKKQAELHTALEALCEAHKLHFACLMVTDITAHHSVLLVAGDTRVESAIDVDYHKRSPQVYDMPGVVSRKKQLFPYLSNLVGKLTPP
- a CDS encoding transglutaminase family protein produces the protein MRAWTCLSFLALVTVCPADEPVKSVAEVAEETKPSVVKVLQAGREGLDGLGAGFVVSEEGLIATNLHVIGEARRLEVEMANGDKHEVVEVTATDAERDLALLRIAEKGLKPLPLADSETVRQGQPIVAMGNPEGLGFSVVEGVVSAYPDLINEVPMIRLAVPIEKGNSGGPLLDRQGRVLGLLTLKSARTENLGFAMPVNALKRLLEKPNPVPMSRWLTIGVLNPRLWQPLLGSRWTQHAGVIQASTPGTGFGGRSLCLWAAPVQESPFEVMVNVKLDDESGAAGLVFCSDGEDVHYGFYPSAGKLRLTRFEGADVYSWTILADVPTEAYHSGDWNQLRVRVESEEIICWVNGQQVLVQRDDALRGGQVGLCKFRNTVAQFRGFRVGTDLSEKPVPETVAASIGKTLKDFQAEPKERQKALNQLLEKPGESRRVLVNQRRELEKQVAALKELEHDLHRASVTRDLVAELAKPEDQIDLMRATLLLARHDNPEVDIKQYLQGFERMVDELKKAPEITQGTVPAVKRINRYLFEENGFHGSRHDYSSKSNSYMNELLDDREGLPITLSVLYIELAARLGVKQVYGLGLPGKFMVGYREGPEGELQLLDVFERGKKVSLEQAALELSDIGSFPEEMLEPASKRSIILRMLNNLLGTTLDDVAAVKETLPYLDLVIALDPDSAVQRITRARMKERLGFRSEAAADVRWLTDHFPEDGPNQVRNQLLDWLDELE
- a CDS encoding metallopeptidase family protein; translation: MASRDASLDAVADAVIRTTLHSLPEPVRVAAESCVIEAVNLTDCLAAGEALEDDLLGLFEGAALTEAEPESPLQLPRIRLFIDNLWEFAERDTSRFRDEVRITLLHELGHYLGYNEDEIAHRGLE
- a CDS encoding DUF2452 domain-containing protein, yielding MPTEDPIDVDLAETNAPRGNFLHYPSSRLGAKIIPQDLTNFKSRGVSRVERELQQELIELRERYLQVIDAFNWNKLIYEARFGFEPVIGERYHLYEVEGKHHLSMIEPESWHQKWIGSFRLNADGRWQVEKIAEDFDLRAWISGQGATV
- a CDS encoding aldose epimerase family protein, with amino-acid sequence MLRCAFIAAALVFMSSLLPAVASVTSEVWGKTAAGQDVHLITLTNASGMVVRLISYGGIIVSIQVPDREGQVADVVLGFDTLEPYLGKHPHFGCITGRYANRIGGASFMLDGVMHEVTANSGKNHIHGGKNSFDYQVWKPELKADQNAVALTYTSADGEEGFPGKLDCTVTYSLSDDNTLKIEYHAVTDKTTVVNLTNHSYFNLAGEGSGDVLGHEMMIPADQYTATDDALIATGESPAVANTPMDFTTPHLIGERIDAPFKALQQGKGYDHNYVLRGYTPPASDSAEAAPLLLAARAKDPKSGRVMTVHTTDPGVQFYTGNHLKGVRGKGGHVYETRHGFCLETQKFPDSPNKPQFPSATLRPGETYQHITTFKFSAE
- a CDS encoding PP2C family protein-serine/threonine phosphatase, yielding MTAPVPLPKPTPSVTPMFVQEQDFAARQYKGRRENQEDYYAFADAAELGEEPLSKILLVVGDGLGAHAGGSVASYLAVNAFVRAFHEQPGDASWRLRTALDTANDTLGFITERMPAVAPPMGTTMLSVLISQKEVQWISVGDSPLFLYRKGNLTRLNADHSLAPLLEERVKAGQMTAEEAANHPGRHTLQSALMGMPLTLVDFAADPIKLLPDDIIIAASDGLFTLTHKALQELLHFGQNTTADKITDAILFAIRRINFDRQDNATIGVVKIPGGTTDS